One window from the genome of Macrobrachium rosenbergii isolate ZJJX-2024 chromosome 2, ASM4041242v1, whole genome shotgun sequence encodes:
- the LOC136849934 gene encoding uncharacterized protein, whose product MYIKERGVKKPKEAALLADEYFLIHKGHLKQKAFVDSKVCSFCKERGHLIQDCPKPRCKGSNQQTPPKTNSSPNTGKNDRSKPTEHKTMHCAIKEDGFDNFKCHGKVKDKTVTILRDSASSKTIISSNLKSIITPTNRFITVSDLTSESVLPLVTIPLTSPYTDGIVEVAYLDKEFPCKEVDILMGNDLAKGKVHTNLIIQSPETYIKAQCNIVTRSQASQGDPESGVIPSKVIPNKVSKATDMLDIPTENFAKAQQLDDSVKQMFEKVRDMSDEDSKTPYFYLENKVLMRHYRPPKMSFQDNWRDKFQVVVPKVYRQSLLDLAHADNCHLGITKTYQRLADDFYWLGMKKDVQDFVKACATCQQVGKPNQTIPPAPLIPISVPKEPFSKVIIDCVGPLKKTRKVQVMTGMKS is encoded by the exons ATGTATATTAAGGAACGAGGAGTGAAGAAACCCAAGGAAGCAGCTTTGTTGGCGGATGAATACTTCTTAATTCATAAGGGACACCTTAAACAGAAAGCTTTCGTCGATAGCAAGGTATGTTCATTTTGTAAGGAACGTGGACATCTAATTCAAGATTGTCCTAAACCTCGGTGTAAAGGTTCTAACCAGCAAACTCCTCCTAAAACAAACTCTTCACCTAATACAGGGAAAAATGATAGATCTAAACCAACTGAACATAAGACCATGCATTGTGCAATAAAGGAAGATGGTTTTGATAACTTCAAGTGTCATGGtaaggtaaaagataaaactgtcACAATTCTTCGTGATTCAGCATCAAGTAAAACTATTATAAGTTCTAATTTGAAATCCATTATTACTCCCACAAACAGGTTCATCACAGTTTCGGATCTTACAAGTGAATCGGTACTTCCCCTTGTAACAATTCCTTTAACTAGTCCATATACTGATGGAATAGTGGAAGTTGCCTACTTGGATAAGGAATTCCCTTGCAAAGAGGTGGACATTTTGATGGGTAATGATTTGGCCAAAGGTAAGGTACATACCAATCTAATAATACAATCTCCTGAAACATATATAAAGGCCCAGTGTAACATAGTAACTAGGTCACAAGCTTCTCAAGGAGATCCAGAGAGTGGTGTCATACCCAGTAAAGTTATCCCTAACAAGGTAAGTAAGGCAACTGACATGCTTGACATTCCTACTGAAAATTTTGCGAAAGCACAACAATTAGATGATTCTGTTAAACAGATGTTTGAGAAGGTTAGAGACATGTCAGATGAAGATAGTAAAACTCCTTACTTTTATCTAGAAAATAAAGTTCTTATGAGACATTACCGACCTCCTAAGATGTCTTTTCAGGATAACTGGCGTGATAAATTCCAGGTAGTGGTACCTAAGGTCTACCGACAATCTTTGTTGGACTTGGCCCATGCAGACAACTGTCATCTTGGAATAACCAAGACATACCAACGACTAGCTGATGATTTCTACTGGCTTGGAATGAAGAAAGATGTACAAGATTTTGTTAAAGCTTGTGCCACTTGCCAACAAGTAGGAAAACCTAACCAGACAATACCTCCAGCGCCTCTCATACCTATTTCTGTACCAAAGGAACCTTTCTCCAAAGTAATTATTGATTGTGTGGGACCTTTAAAGAAGACTAGAAAAG TACAGGTAATGACTGGGATGAAGAGCTAG